Proteins found in one Aminivibrio pyruvatiphilus genomic segment:
- a CDS encoding AAA family ATPase produces the protein MTQSPFGFFRKIAAALFGSGTPESSEPSPPEVQEEEVREAMPEPSPEPDSETVPETAVEEDETRFGEVPPEYADETILELNDEPEQEMTGETIPVPSPVPWGEATAEPADQEEDIPAEAVIVIPAAEPSGEESIVPSFREGTKTRILSVMNYKGGVGKTTVTANLAAALAKRGKRVLAIDLDPQSSLSFSFFHVDEWKQKFAETKTIKNWYDAFIDKDFNWNLERLVVDPKLQIRGSGKLHLICSHLALINIEIELSSKLSGSTERELRNNFLRVHSRLAQGLKSLDGRYDVVLIDCPPSFNIVTKTAVAASDYLLVPTIPDYLSTLGIDYLNNKVESLVETYNRYVDICEDHEFTHISPVMLGVLFTMIQLSAGSPIRAQQPFIRDVRKREYPVFETMLRENRTMYSNISATPLPVILRRGAGQTQQSVISELEDLASEVLERMK, from the coding sequence ATCTTCGGAACCATCCCCTCCCGAGGTGCAGGAGGAAGAGGTTCGGGAGGCGATGCCGGAACCGTCACCGGAGCCGGATTCTGAAACAGTCCCGGAAACGGCTGTGGAGGAGGACGAGACTCGCTTCGGTGAAGTGCCGCCGGAATACGCAGATGAAACGATCCTGGAATTGAATGATGAACCGGAACAGGAAATGACCGGGGAAACCATCCCCGTGCCTTCTCCGGTGCCGTGGGGAGAAGCGACGGCCGAACCTGCGGATCAGGAAGAGGACATCCCTGCCGAAGCCGTCATCGTCATACCTGCCGCAGAGCCTTCCGGCGAAGAGTCAATAGTCCCTTCTTTCCGGGAAGGAACGAAAACCCGCATTCTTTCCGTTATGAACTACAAGGGCGGCGTCGGCAAAACCACCGTGACGGCAAACCTGGCCGCGGCACTGGCGAAGAGGGGAAAAAGGGTCCTGGCCATCGACCTCGATCCCCAGTCCAGCCTGTCCTTCTCTTTCTTCCACGTGGACGAGTGGAAACAGAAATTCGCCGAGACGAAGACCATCAAGAACTGGTACGACGCCTTCATCGACAAGGATTTTAACTGGAATCTCGAAAGGCTGGTCGTCGACCCGAAACTCCAGATACGGGGGAGCGGGAAACTCCATCTCATCTGTTCCCACCTCGCCCTCATCAATATCGAGATCGAACTCAGCAGCAAACTGAGCGGCTCCACAGAACGGGAGCTGAGGAACAATTTCCTCCGGGTCCATTCCAGGCTCGCCCAGGGGCTCAAGTCCCTCGACGGACGGTACGATGTGGTTCTCATCGACTGCCCCCCCAGCTTCAACATTGTCACCAAGACCGCCGTGGCGGCCAGCGACTACCTCCTGGTGCCCACCATCCCCGATTACCTCTCCACCCTGGGCATTGATTACCTGAACAATAAGGTCGAATCCCTGGTGGAAACCTACAACCGGTACGTCGACATCTGTGAAGACCACGAATTCACCCATATCAGCCCCGTCATGCTGGGAGTGCTCTTCACCATGATCCAGCTGTCCGCCGGAAGCCCCATAAGGGCGCAGCAGCCCTTTATCAGGGATGTCCGCAAGAGGGAATATCCCGTCTTCGAGACCATGCTGAGGGAAAACAGGACCATGTACTCCAACATATCCGCCACGCCGCTGCCCGTCATACTCCGCCGCGGGGCGGGGCAGACCCAGCAGAGCGTTATCAGCGAACTTGAGGACCTGGCGTCCGAAGTACTGGAGAGGATGAAATGA
- a CDS encoding MFS transporter, with protein MSGESASYRKSFRISMAVIFLTQAFLAVFMLYPSVLRDQGFSLGLSGWLMSIFNICSTLGRPLGAMTTERLGIRTTLLWTSGLVAVFTLPLAFTENPLLLLSFRGIGGVFWGISMVAISSYQGISIPADRRGSAYAWIAVAYVFPQVTLFPLADWFASSGMLTAYFLLAAAVEAVIVVVALPLPPVRRADGENDGPKEWGKWSELPSLPGFRAVLATMFLFAFVNASTLQFLPAFLAARGFPASVFIVPNALTAVALRLVAYRIMDRIDRKGTIGIVIAVMGFILAFLPFAPGRGWYVVGGLFYGIVMGMSFPIVLALMPDIFPGHLRPKGISLCLFAIDLGFILSPFFLGYGGQLFGLGNTLSVTGVLGLLGGSLLHMAWKAKKKEAAPRADAS; from the coding sequence ATGTCAGGCGAAAGCGCGTCCTACAGAAAATCGTTCCGCATCTCCATGGCGGTCATCTTTCTTACCCAGGCCTTCCTGGCCGTGTTCATGCTCTACCCCTCCGTGCTCCGCGATCAGGGATTTTCCCTCGGCCTCTCCGGATGGCTGATGAGCATTTTCAACATCTGTTCAACCCTGGGAAGGCCTCTGGGTGCCATGACCACGGAACGGCTCGGCATCCGCACCACCCTTCTGTGGACCTCCGGTCTTGTCGCGGTCTTCACTCTGCCGCTTGCCTTCACGGAAAACCCGCTGCTGCTTCTTTCCTTCCGGGGAATCGGCGGCGTTTTCTGGGGAATCTCCATGGTGGCCATCTCCTCCTACCAGGGGATCAGCATCCCGGCAGACCGGAGGGGGAGCGCCTACGCATGGATCGCCGTGGCCTACGTCTTTCCCCAGGTGACTCTTTTTCCCCTGGCGGACTGGTTTGCCTCTTCTGGTATGCTCACGGCCTACTTCCTGCTGGCCGCGGCAGTGGAGGCTGTCATAGTCGTCGTGGCCCTGCCCCTTCCTCCGGTCCGGAGGGCGGACGGGGAAAATGATGGGCCGAAAGAGTGGGGAAAGTGGAGCGAGCTGCCTTCTCTCCCCGGATTCCGGGCGGTGCTTGCCACCATGTTTCTTTTTGCCTTTGTCAACGCTTCCACGCTCCAGTTCCTTCCTGCCTTTCTCGCCGCGAGAGGATTCCCGGCGAGCGTCTTCATCGTGCCGAACGCCCTCACCGCCGTCGCGCTCCGGCTCGTGGCCTACCGTATTATGGACAGGATCGACCGCAAGGGGACCATCGGGATCGTCATAGCCGTCATGGGCTTCATCCTGGCCTTTCTCCCCTTCGCTCCCGGGCGGGGCTGGTACGTAGTCGGAGGGCTGTTCTACGGCATTGTCATGGGGATGTCCTTCCCCATAGTCCTCGCCCTCATGCCGGACATCTTTCCCGGTCACCTTAGGCCAAAGGGGATCTCCCTCTGCCTCTTCGCCATCGACCTGGGATTTATTCTCTCCCCATTCTTCCTTGGATATGGCGGACAGCTTTTCGGCCTCGGGAACACCCTCTCAGTCACCGGCGTGCTCGGCCTTCTCGGCGGCTCCCTGCTTCACATGGCATGGAAAGCAAAAAAGAAAGAAGCAGCTCCGAGGGCGGATGCTTCGTGA